A genomic region of Eucalyptus grandis isolate ANBG69807.140 chromosome 5, ASM1654582v1, whole genome shotgun sequence contains the following coding sequences:
- the LOC104446993 gene encoding zingipain-2 — translation MAFTLKSDLIISLVLILGAWAWHATSVRPLHDPTIAEQHEQWMANYSRTYNDLQEKAKRQAIFAKNLQFIEDFNKSGNRTFQLGLNQFSDLTNEEFVRSHTGYLAPKQSKPANITSFSHQKLTGDVPDNIDWVEKGVVNAIKYQGKCGSCWAFSVVAAVEGIVGITKGTLPVLSEQQLIDCDTTNYGCRGGYPDNSFKYIVQNQGIASEDSYPYEGVAGTCDATKAAEHAAQIEGFTDVPSGEDELMKAVAQQPVSVIISAGCQEFQSYSGGVFNSECGQQLDHAVVVVGYGTSEEGTDFWKIRNSWGEQWGERGYMRIQRGRGSSEGICRVASKASYPTA, via the exons ATGGCTTTTACGCTCAAGAGTGATCTCATCATCTCCCTTGTTCTAATTCTTGGCGCTTGGGCATGGCATGCGACGTCGGTCCGCCCGTTGCACGATCCCACCATTGCTGAGCAGCATGAGCAATGGATGGCCAATTACAGCCGGACCTACAATGATCTACAGGAGAAGGCGAAGCGCCAGGCGATTTTTGCAAAGAACTTGCAGTTCATTGAAGATTTCAACAAGTCCGGGAATCGGACCTTCCAGTTAGGTCTCAACCAATTCTCAGACTTAACCAACGAGGAGTTTGTCCGAAGCCATACTGGGTACTTGGCACCCAAGCAATCTAAGCCCGCCAACATAACGTCTTTTAGCCACCAAAAGCTGACTGGAGATGTTCCTGATAACATCGATTGGGTAGAGAAAGGTGTCGTAAATGCGATTAAGTACCAAGGCAAATGTG GATCCTGCTGGGCATTCTCAGTCGTTGCAGCAGTAGAAGGGATCGTGGGTATCACCAAGGGTACACTGCCGGTACTTTCCGAGCAACAGCTAATAGATTGTGATACCACAAACTACGGCTGCAGAGGCGGTTACCCAGACAATTCTTTCAAGTACATTGTCCAAAACCAAGGAATTGCGTCCGAGGATAGCTATCCATATGAAGGAGTGGCCGGGACCTGCGATGCAACAAAAGCAGCAGAACACGCGGCACAGATCGAGGGTTTCACGGATGTCCCGTCTGGTGAGGACGAGCTCATGAAGGCAGTTGCGCAGCAGCCGGTCTCAGTCATAATCTCAGCAGGCTGCCAAGAGTTCCAGAGCTATAGTGGAGGCGTGTTCAATAGTGAATGCGGCCAGCAGCTAGACCATGCAGTCGTCGTGGTTGGGTACGGGACAAGCGAGGAAGGAACCGACTTCTGGAAGATCAGGAACTCGTGGGGCGAGCAATGGGGTGAACGCGGTTACATGAGGATTCAAAGAGGCCGTGGTAGTTCTGAAGGAATATGCAGAGTCGCATCGAAAGCTTCTTATCCAACTGCATGA